From Paraburkholderia sabiae, a single genomic window includes:
- a CDS encoding substrate-binding periplasmic protein has product MIYRGFIGLLGALTLAAASTCAFAGGPDCTRPFTLALHDHGLLYSQDTNAGIDKDFADELARRSGCEIRVSLMSRARIWKVIESGALDFSLSGITNEERDQYASFAYYFSDKFYLLVRKDAGIRQLSDFEHNDKFQLGVIRSFRYGQSANELVDTLAAANRVSQAGGLDPLYQALMRGSIQGMIIEPFDYPALDEKRIRDITTIIEFNDPATPHGLIMSKRALSPEERDKWRALVEEMRADGTVRRIFRKYFKPELADSMVDFTLPR; this is encoded by the coding sequence GTGATTTACCGCGGATTCATCGGCTTGCTAGGCGCGCTCACGCTGGCGGCTGCCAGCACTTGCGCATTCGCAGGCGGCCCCGACTGCACGCGTCCGTTTACGCTCGCGCTGCACGATCATGGGCTGCTCTATTCGCAGGACACCAACGCCGGCATCGACAAGGATTTCGCCGACGAACTGGCGCGCCGCAGCGGCTGCGAAATTCGCGTGAGCCTGATGTCGCGGGCGCGCATCTGGAAGGTGATCGAATCGGGTGCGCTCGATTTCAGCCTGTCCGGCATCACCAACGAAGAGCGCGATCAGTACGCGTCGTTCGCGTATTACTTCAGCGACAAGTTCTATCTGCTCGTGCGCAAGGACGCCGGTATCCGGCAACTGTCCGATTTTGAACACAACGACAAGTTTCAGCTTGGCGTCATCCGAAGCTTCCGGTATGGTCAGTCGGCTAACGAACTGGTCGATACACTTGCCGCAGCCAATCGCGTCAGTCAGGCGGGCGGACTGGATCCGCTCTATCAGGCGCTGATGCGCGGCAGCATTCAGGGGATGATCATCGAGCCGTTCGACTATCCGGCGCTGGATGAGAAGCGCATCCGCGACATCACCACCATCATCGAATTCAACGATCCCGCCACGCCGCACGGCCTCATCATGTCGAAGAGGGCGTTGTCGCCGGAAGAGCGGGACAAGTGGCGCGCGCTCGTCGAAGAGATGCGCGCGGACGGCACGGTGCGCCGCATTTTCAGGAAGTATTTCAAACCTGAACTGGCGGATTCGATGGTCGATTTCACGCTACCGCGATGA
- the oxlT gene encoding oxalate/formate MFS antiporter — protein sequence MKTEHQEGPQSWYASPWVQLVFGVVCMAMIANMQYGWTLFVNPIDEKYHWGRAAIQVAFTIFVVTETWLVPIEGYLVDKYGPKPVVVAGGLLCAVAWVINSMASSLPLLYLAAAIGGIGAGAVYGTCVGNALKWFPTRRGLAAGITAAGFGAGSAATVVPIANMIKSSGYEATFLWFGLGQGIVVFLLGMFLLAPPATMLASVKNAAKRLVHNATPREVVSAPVFWVMYLMFVMMAAGGLMATAQLGPIAKDFGLHDSPVSLLGLTLPALTFALTIDRVLNGLTRPFFGWISDRIGRENTMFVAFAIEAVGILALSKFGQSPVAFVVLTGIVFFAWGEIYSLFPATCGDTFGPKFAATNAGLLYTAKGTAALLVPFTSIVTAATGSWHAVFMLASGMAAVAALLALFVLKPMRRAYALQHSEPSLEVPYGSSTRISDSARISAEGG from the coding sequence ATGAAAACAGAGCATCAGGAAGGGCCGCAGTCGTGGTACGCATCACCGTGGGTGCAGCTCGTATTCGGCGTGGTCTGCATGGCGATGATCGCCAACATGCAGTACGGCTGGACACTGTTCGTCAATCCGATCGACGAGAAGTATCACTGGGGCCGCGCGGCCATTCAGGTCGCGTTCACGATCTTCGTCGTGACGGAGACCTGGCTCGTGCCGATCGAAGGCTATCTCGTCGACAAGTACGGGCCTAAGCCCGTTGTGGTCGCGGGCGGCTTGCTGTGCGCGGTGGCCTGGGTGATCAACTCGATGGCTTCGTCGCTGCCGCTGCTGTACCTCGCCGCCGCTATCGGCGGGATCGGCGCGGGCGCGGTGTACGGCACGTGCGTCGGCAATGCGCTGAAGTGGTTCCCGACGCGTCGCGGTCTCGCTGCGGGCATCACTGCGGCCGGCTTCGGCGCGGGATCGGCGGCCACGGTCGTGCCGATCGCAAACATGATCAAGAGCAGCGGCTACGAAGCGACCTTCCTGTGGTTCGGTCTCGGCCAGGGCATCGTCGTGTTCCTGCTGGGCATGTTCCTGCTCGCGCCGCCCGCCACGATGCTCGCGTCCGTGAAGAACGCGGCGAAGCGCCTCGTTCACAACGCGACGCCGCGCGAAGTCGTCTCCGCACCGGTGTTCTGGGTGATGTACCTGATGTTCGTGATGATGGCGGCAGGCGGTCTGATGGCGACGGCGCAGCTCGGGCCGATCGCGAAGGACTTCGGCCTGCACGATTCGCCCGTGTCGCTGCTCGGTCTGACGCTGCCCGCGCTGACGTTCGCGCTGACCATCGACCGCGTGCTCAACGGCCTGACGCGTCCGTTCTTCGGCTGGATCTCGGATCGCATCGGCCGCGAGAACACGATGTTCGTCGCGTTCGCGATCGAGGCGGTCGGCATTCTCGCGCTGTCGAAGTTCGGCCAGAGCCCGGTTGCGTTCGTCGTCCTGACGGGCATCGTGTTCTTCGCGTGGGGCGAGATCTACAGCCTGTTCCCGGCGACCTGCGGCGACACGTTCGGCCCGAAGTTCGCGGCCACCAACGCCGGCCTGCTGTACACGGCGAAGGGCACGGCTGCGCTGCTCGTGCCGTTCACGAGCATCGTCACGGCAGCAACGGGCAGCTGGCACGCCGTCTTCATGCTCGCGTCGGGCATGGCGGCCGTCGCGGCGTTGCTGGCGCTCTTCGTGCTCAAGCCGATGCGCCGCGCCTACGCGCTTCAGCATTCGGAGCCGTCGCTGGAAGTGCCGTACGGTTCGTCGACGCGCATCAGCGACTCGGCGCGTATTTCGGCTGAAGGAGGCTGA
- a CDS encoding CPBP family intramembrane glutamic endopeptidase, with product MKPIRKYLFAWGAALLCQFGPLCHAADTMPSPDLLHSADRASELVSNQQQTAYKKVLDAYDAAQKQHPDDAALAIARCTFIQRYAWSEDLTWTDVASKDLDACRARLEKEFPSIADASLFILEQRFGKDAASFGEPLVARSAGWTPSQKARLHAALSRAYAAQKDEKRAGEEAVIAAHLDKDSPQLLDAVRYFGTHGKVQEGVALLAASPVAKAGWQEARRINAAVDTLTPAAALDELRRADKAGVKIDTYTRARTMQHAGDSTAAQSVLSADKTPIRNDPPALRQLRLDVAFDTRDANAAAAVIADEYSRTHNAARLVSAYAHVLSLKPAAALTRDLMPIAFSCLFTVVIIACLPGLLMFPVHYRGVVRLRKGKVSEPLFAGIGLRHAWYALSLFSVVLWLVMSFHSGTALIAQVKDKVGRIGWQSDLVIAYLWTLLFAAAGLAWIVRRIAWRGLWGRGAWNLKWILPAAAVLSINVLRWATASHAPHVADTSVVSFAQSIVIGAKGMGSLPLAVVILCVAVPIIEELVFRGALLGGLSRHLGFRWSNVIQAVVFASMHQDFRAFAYLFLLALVAGWLAKKTKGLAMPMLLHAVNNAIFVATVA from the coding sequence ATGAAGCCGATCCGCAAGTATCTGTTCGCATGGGGCGCCGCGCTGCTTTGCCAGTTTGGCCCGCTCTGTCACGCCGCTGACACGATGCCATCGCCCGATCTGCTGCACTCCGCGGATCGCGCATCCGAACTCGTCTCGAACCAGCAGCAGACGGCCTACAAAAAAGTCCTCGACGCCTACGATGCGGCGCAGAAGCAGCATCCCGACGACGCAGCCCTTGCGATCGCTCGCTGCACTTTCATTCAACGCTATGCGTGGTCCGAGGATCTGACGTGGACGGACGTCGCGTCGAAAGATCTCGACGCGTGCCGCGCGCGCCTCGAAAAAGAGTTTCCGTCGATTGCCGACGCGTCGCTGTTCATTCTCGAGCAGCGCTTCGGCAAGGACGCCGCGAGTTTCGGCGAGCCGCTCGTCGCGCGTTCGGCCGGCTGGACGCCTTCGCAGAAGGCGCGTCTTCATGCGGCCCTTTCGCGCGCGTACGCGGCGCAGAAAGACGAGAAGCGAGCCGGCGAAGAAGCCGTCATCGCTGCGCATCTCGACAAAGACAGCCCGCAATTGCTGGACGCCGTCCGCTATTTCGGCACGCATGGCAAGGTGCAGGAAGGTGTTGCGCTGCTGGCGGCGTCGCCCGTCGCGAAGGCGGGCTGGCAGGAGGCGCGGCGGATCAACGCCGCCGTCGACACACTGACTCCCGCCGCTGCGCTCGACGAACTGCGTCGCGCCGACAAGGCGGGCGTGAAGATCGACACCTACACGCGCGCGCGCACCATGCAGCACGCGGGCGATTCCACCGCCGCGCAGTCGGTGCTGTCAGCCGACAAGACGCCCATCAGGAACGATCCGCCCGCGTTGCGCCAGTTGCGTCTGGACGTCGCCTTCGATACGCGCGATGCCAACGCCGCCGCCGCCGTCATTGCCGACGAGTATTCGCGCACGCACAACGCGGCGCGCCTCGTATCCGCATACGCGCATGTGTTGTCCTTGAAGCCGGCCGCGGCCCTCACGCGCGACCTGATGCCGATCGCCTTCAGCTGCCTGTTCACGGTCGTCATCATCGCGTGCCTGCCGGGGCTGCTGATGTTTCCCGTTCACTATCGCGGCGTGGTCCGCTTGCGCAAGGGCAAGGTGTCCGAGCCGCTCTTCGCGGGCATCGGGCTTCGGCATGCGTGGTATGCGCTGAGTCTGTTTTCAGTGGTGCTCTGGCTGGTGATGTCGTTTCATTCGGGCACCGCGCTGATCGCGCAAGTAAAGGACAAGGTAGGGCGCATCGGCTGGCAGAGCGATCTCGTGATCGCTTATCTGTGGACACTGCTGTTCGCTGCAGCCGGTCTCGCGTGGATCGTCAGGCGCATCGCGTGGCGTGGCCTGTGGGGACGTGGCGCGTGGAACCTGAAGTGGATTCTGCCCGCGGCCGCCGTTCTCAGCATCAACGTGCTGCGCTGGGCGACGGCGTCGCACGCGCCGCACGTCGCGGATACGAGCGTCGTGTCATTCGCGCAATCGATCGTGATCGGCGCGAAGGGAATGGGCTCGCTGCCGCTCGCCGTCGTCATTCTGTGCGTGGCCGTGCCCATCATCGAAGAACTCGTTTTTCGCGGCGCGCTGCTGGGCGGATTGTCGCGGCATCTGGGCTTCCGCTGGTCGAACGTGATTCAGGCGGTCGTGTTCGCGTCGATGCATCAGGATTTCCGCGCGTTCGCCTATCTGTTCCTGCTGGCGCTCGTAGCGGGCTGGCTCGCGAAGAAGACGAAGGGCCTCGCGATGCCGATGCTGCTGCACGCCGTCAACAACGCGATTTTCGTGGCGACGGTGGCGTGA
- a CDS encoding bifunctional diguanylate cyclase/phosphodiesterase — protein MSRARLVLLPLVILLTGLSITWSVWDHERQAVRRELLSEFNFALGDAVSRIEQRMATYEQMLRGVQGMFAARGSLDLDAFHGYVGAVNADASVAGMQALGVVQWVPAQRHDAHIAEMHGRIGRHYSIDPLGERDGYAPVVAREPVYADPNALLGYDSWASPVRRLAMEKSRDSGLAVVSGKVQLASDSDARPVAGFVMYLPVYERGAPQDTVEDRRAHLLGWVYAAFRMRDVLASLYGDQPPGLFLSIYDGTQPSSESLLYRSAEPKQREVISANEYLVVGGHDWTLSMTALPDFKARFGHNAKLLIACTGAGLSLLLALLAWSLASGRSRAMRLASKMTAEVRESEAELRIAAVAFDSLEGMMVTDAGGTILRVNSAFTKCTGYSAEDVIGRNPRLLSSGRHDAAFFREMWETIRRVGGWQGEIWDRRKNGEIYPKWLTITAVKADDGRVTHYIGTHYDITERKLAEEQIKELAFFDALTHLPNRTLLRDRLKQVIALSAQNHSHGALLFVDLDNFKTLNDTLGHDKGDMLLGQVAGRLLASVREGDTVARMGGDEFVIVLSDLSRSRDEAASETEGAAEKVLAALSNPYYLAGTDFRTTASIGATLFTGHETSIDELLKQSDLAMYKSKESGRNAICFFDPAMQTVVMERAALEAALRRAIDEDQLLVHYQAQVFNGNRVTGAEALVRWQHPQHGLVPPAEFIPLAEETGLILALGDKVLDKACRQLAQWSLRADRAHLSIAVNVSAQQLREDSFVTSVLDALARTGADPSRLKLELTESVLVDNVEDIIRKMTLLRTKGVVFSLDDFGVGYSSLSYLKRLPLGQLKIDRSFVRDVLDDPNDAVIARTIVALAQSLGLGVIAEGVETQAQRKFLADAGCHAYQGYLFCRPLPIEDFEAFTDTFDSQEPALETP, from the coding sequence ATGAGCCGCGCGCGCCTCGTCCTGTTGCCGCTGGTGATTCTGCTGACCGGGTTGTCGATCACCTGGTCAGTGTGGGATCACGAGCGTCAGGCGGTGCGGCGCGAACTGCTTTCCGAATTCAATTTCGCACTGGGCGATGCCGTCAGCCGCATCGAGCAGCGGATGGCCACCTACGAGCAGATGCTGCGCGGCGTGCAGGGTATGTTCGCGGCGCGCGGCTCGCTCGATCTCGACGCGTTTCACGGCTACGTCGGCGCGGTCAATGCCGACGCGAGCGTCGCGGGCATGCAGGCGCTCGGTGTCGTGCAATGGGTGCCCGCGCAACGGCACGATGCGCACATCGCCGAAATGCACGGACGCATCGGCAGACATTATTCGATCGATCCGCTTGGCGAGCGCGACGGCTACGCGCCTGTCGTCGCGCGCGAGCCCGTGTACGCCGATCCCAATGCGCTGCTCGGCTATGACTCGTGGGCGAGCCCCGTGCGCCGCCTCGCGATGGAGAAGTCACGCGACTCGGGCCTCGCCGTCGTGTCGGGCAAGGTGCAACTCGCGTCGGATTCGGACGCGCGGCCCGTGGCCGGCTTCGTGATGTATCTGCCCGTCTACGAACGCGGCGCGCCGCAAGACACCGTCGAGGATCGCCGTGCGCATCTGCTCGGCTGGGTCTACGCGGCGTTCCGCATGCGCGACGTGCTGGCCAGTCTCTATGGCGACCAGCCGCCCGGACTCTTCCTCTCGATCTACGACGGCACGCAGCCGTCGTCCGAATCGCTGCTGTACCGCTCGGCCGAGCCGAAGCAGCGCGAAGTGATTTCGGCGAACGAATACCTCGTGGTGGGCGGGCACGACTGGACGCTGTCGATGACCGCGCTGCCCGACTTCAAGGCGCGCTTCGGGCACAACGCGAAGCTGCTGATCGCCTGCACGGGCGCGGGGCTGAGCCTGCTGCTCGCCTTGCTCGCGTGGAGCCTCGCGAGCGGCCGCAGCCGCGCAATGCGGCTCGCTTCGAAGATGACGGCCGAAGTGCGCGAGAGCGAAGCCGAACTGCGCATCGCCGCCGTCGCGTTCGATTCGCTCGAAGGCATGATGGTGACGGACGCCGGCGGCACGATCCTGCGCGTCAATTCGGCGTTCACCAAATGCACGGGCTATTCCGCCGAAGACGTGATCGGCAGGAACCCGCGTCTGCTCAGTTCGGGCCGCCACGACGCCGCGTTCTTCCGCGAGATGTGGGAGACGATCCGTCGCGTCGGCGGCTGGCAGGGCGAGATCTGGGACCGTCGCAAGAACGGCGAGATCTATCCGAAGTGGCTGACCATCACGGCTGTGAAAGCCGACGACGGCCGCGTCACGCATTACATCGGCACGCACTACGACATCACGGAACGCAAGCTCGCGGAGGAACAGATCAAGGAACTCGCGTTCTTCGACGCGCTCACGCATCTGCCGAACCGCACGCTGTTGCGCGACCGGCTGAAGCAGGTGATCGCGCTGAGCGCGCAGAACCATTCGCACGGCGCGCTGCTGTTCGTCGATCTCGACAACTTCAAGACGCTCAACGACACGCTCGGCCACGACAAGGGCGACATGCTGCTGGGCCAGGTCGCGGGACGGCTGCTGGCGAGCGTGCGCGAAGGCGATACGGTGGCGCGCATGGGCGGCGACGAGTTCGTGATCGTGCTGAGCGATCTGAGCCGTAGTCGCGACGAAGCCGCGAGCGAAACCGAAGGCGCCGCCGAAAAAGTGCTGGCCGCGCTGTCCAACCCGTACTACCTCGCGGGCACCGACTTCCGCACGACGGCGAGTATCGGCGCGACGCTTTTCACAGGCCACGAAACCTCGATCGACGAACTGCTGAAGCAGTCCGATCTCGCGATGTACAAGTCGAAGGAAAGCGGGCGCAACGCGATATGCTTCTTCGATCCGGCGATGCAGACGGTCGTGATGGAGCGCGCCGCGCTCGAAGCGGCGCTGCGTCGTGCAATCGATGAAGACCAGTTGCTCGTGCATTACCAGGCGCAGGTGTTCAACGGCAACCGTGTGACGGGCGCCGAGGCGCTGGTGCGCTGGCAGCATCCGCAGCATGGACTCGTGCCGCCCGCCGAATTCATTCCGCTCGCCGAAGAGACGGGCCTGATTCTCGCGCTTGGCGACAAGGTGCTGGATAAAGCCTGCCGGCAGCTCGCGCAGTGGTCGTTGCGCGCGGACCGCGCGCATCTGTCGATTGCCGTCAACGTGAGCGCGCAGCAGCTTCGCGAGGACAGTTTCGTGACGAGCGTGCTCGACGCGCTGGCCCGCACGGGCGCCGATCCGAGCCGCCTGAAGCTCGAACTGACGGAGAGCGTGCTGGTCGACAACGTCGAAGACATCATCCGCAAGATGACCTTGCTACGTACCAAGGGTGTGGTGTTTTCGCTCGACGATTTCGGCGTCGGCTATTCGTCGCTGTCGTATCTGAAGCGCTTGCCGCTAGGGCAATTGAAGATCGACAGGTCGTTCGTGCGCGACGTGCTCGACGATCCGAACGACGCCGTGATCGCGCGCACGATCGTCGCGCTCGCGCAGAGTC
- a CDS encoding AAA family ATPase yields the protein MDREELLEDWRTLALDIEHQVENAVIGQPDTIRLINVALFARGHVLLEGGVGVGKTTILRAFARAIGGDFERVEGTIDLMPGDLVYHTYVDAEGRPRIEPGPLIKHGERLATFFFNEINRARPQVQSLLLRAMAERSVFAFDREYRFPHMTVFADRNKVEKEETFELAAAARDRFMFELNMSTPDDAPARRALVFDPDFHDTDALLARVTPDVLPWQRLNTIAASIQRTIHASEAIERYALDIWRATENPAQFDIALDDVDMQRLILAGASPRGMSALLRAARVVAWLDGRTYLTPEDIHGVLLPTLGHRVYFTPIYELRRQQLADALMEQIVSRVAAP from the coding sequence ATGGACCGCGAAGAGCTACTCGAAGACTGGCGCACGCTCGCGCTCGATATCGAGCATCAGGTAGAGAACGCCGTCATCGGGCAGCCCGACACCATCCGGCTCATCAACGTTGCGCTGTTCGCGCGCGGCCACGTGCTGCTCGAAGGCGGCGTCGGCGTCGGCAAGACGACGATCCTGCGTGCGTTCGCGCGAGCGATCGGCGGCGATTTCGAGCGCGTGGAAGGCACGATCGATCTGATGCCGGGCGATCTCGTCTATCACACGTATGTCGATGCCGAAGGCAGGCCGCGGATCGAACCGGGCCCGCTGATCAAACACGGCGAACGGCTCGCGACATTCTTCTTCAATGAGATCAACCGCGCGCGTCCGCAGGTGCAATCGCTGCTGCTGCGCGCGATGGCCGAGCGTTCAGTGTTCGCGTTCGATCGCGAGTACCGCTTTCCTCATATGACCGTGTTCGCCGACCGCAACAAGGTCGAGAAGGAAGAGACGTTCGAACTGGCGGCAGCAGCGCGCGATCGATTCATGTTTGAACTGAATATGTCGACGCCCGACGATGCGCCCGCGCGTCGCGCGCTCGTCTTCGATCCCGACTTCCACGACACGGATGCGCTGCTCGCACGCGTGACGCCGGACGTGCTGCCGTGGCAACGATTGAATACGATTGCCGCGAGCATCCAGCGCACGATCCACGCGAGCGAAGCGATCGAACGCTATGCGCTCGATATCTGGCGCGCAACCGAAAACCCCGCGCAGTTCGATATCGCGCTCGACGATGTCGACATGCAGCGCCTGATTCTCGCGGGCGCGAGTCCACGCGGCATGAGCGCGCTGCTGCGCGCGGCGCGCGTCGTCGCGTGGCTCGACGGACGCACGTATCTGACGCCCGAGGACATTCACGGCGTACTGCTGCCGACGCTCGGTCATCGTGTGTACTTCACGCCGATCTACGAGTTGCGCCGCCAGCAACTCGCCGATGCGTTGATGGAACAGATCGTGTCGCGAGTCGCCGCGCCG
- a CDS encoding MFS transporter: MNRTSVVNVQTFINEQPFGGFQWLVFFMCFVIVLLDGFDTAAIGFIAPSLLTEWGLSKPDLAPVLSAALFGLACGALGSGPLSDRLGRRSLLLTSVFLFGIACLASAFSSSIGTLTVLRFITGVGLGAAMPNAVTMMGEFCPDRRRATVINLMFCGFPLGAAFGGFLAAWMIPHFGWRSVLMLGGVTPLVLGVMLLLKMPESVRFMVANNQPVERIRATLARISQEALNAGSFVMTETAPQTGSKGLGVVLSRSYIIGSVMLWVTYFMGLVIFYASINWMPILLKDAGLTPKSATLISALFPLGGVGAVLAGVLMDRFNANRVIAVCYALTAVSVYFIGQAAGNVGALVAIVFIAGVLMNTAQSSMPALAAAFYPTEGRGTGVAWMLGVGRFGGIAGSFLVAELTRRHFTFAGVFATIAIAGLVACVALLIKQMARPQVSDVAAGKLESLGH, translated from the coding sequence ATGAACCGCACTTCCGTCGTGAACGTTCAGACGTTCATCAATGAGCAGCCGTTCGGCGGCTTCCAATGGCTCGTGTTTTTCATGTGTTTCGTGATCGTCCTGCTGGACGGTTTCGATACGGCGGCGATCGGCTTCATTGCGCCGTCGCTGCTGACCGAGTGGGGCCTCTCGAAGCCGGACCTCGCGCCTGTGCTAAGCGCCGCGCTGTTCGGCCTCGCGTGCGGGGCGCTCGGTTCGGGTCCGCTGTCCGACCGTTTGGGGCGCCGCTCGCTGTTGCTCACGTCCGTCTTTCTCTTCGGCATCGCGTGCCTCGCGTCGGCGTTTTCGTCGAGCATCGGCACGTTGACCGTGCTGCGATTCATCACGGGCGTCGGTCTCGGCGCTGCGATGCCGAACGCGGTCACGATGATGGGCGAGTTCTGCCCGGACCGCCGTCGCGCGACGGTGATCAACCTGATGTTCTGCGGCTTTCCGCTCGGCGCGGCATTCGGCGGCTTCCTCGCCGCGTGGATGATTCCTCATTTCGGCTGGCGCAGCGTGCTGATGCTCGGCGGCGTGACGCCGCTGGTGCTCGGCGTAATGCTGTTGCTGAAGATGCCGGAGTCGGTGCGCTTCATGGTGGCGAATAATCAGCCTGTCGAACGGATTCGCGCGACGCTCGCGCGCATCTCGCAAGAGGCGCTGAACGCCGGTTCGTTCGTGATGACGGAGACGGCGCCGCAAACGGGCAGCAAGGGTCTGGGCGTGGTGCTGTCGCGCTCGTACATCATCGGCTCGGTGATGCTGTGGGTCACGTACTTCATGGGCCTCGTGATTTTCTACGCGTCGATCAACTGGATGCCGATCCTGCTGAAAGACGCCGGCCTCACGCCGAAGAGCGCGACGCTGATTTCGGCGCTGTTCCCGCTCGGCGGTGTCGGCGCGGTGTTGGCCGGCGTGCTGATGGACCGCTTCAACGCGAATCGTGTGATCGCCGTTTGCTATGCGCTGACGGCCGTGAGCGTGTACTTCATCGGGCAGGCGGCGGGCAACGTCGGCGCGCTCGTGGCGATCGTGTTCATCGCGGGCGTGCTGATGAACACGGCGCAATCGTCGATGCCCGCTCTCGCGGCTGCCTTCTATCCGACGGAAGGGCGCGGCACGGGTGTCGCGTGGATGCTCGGCGTCGGACGCTTCGGCGGGATTGCCGGGTCGTTCCTCGTCGCCGAATTGACGCGTCGCCACTTCACGTTCGCGGGCGTGTTCGCGACGATTGCGATTGCCGGCCTGGTCGCGTGCGTCGCGCTGCTGATCAAGCAGATGGCGAGGCCGCAGGTCAGCGACGTGGCGGCGGGCAAGCTCGAATCGCTGGGACACTGA